In one Musa acuminata AAA Group cultivar baxijiao chromosome BXJ2-5, Cavendish_Baxijiao_AAA, whole genome shotgun sequence genomic region, the following are encoded:
- the LOC135582594 gene encoding interactor of constitutive active ROPs 4-like encodes MPRSRESDVPQRQSPRVPIHMKTTACSEANSVHRPVVADRSPKVSPRGVLHERKKGTRVADLETKLSRAQEELKKLKHQLASAEAAKLEAEQALAKAKNRIPAAASTPKDEEVKPLLPQDSGGQGNRQRENKPEEESVTSPATMDVFEVMLPTEAIHGENEAAGNEKKVANAAEREEVETKTMIEKASDGENNEAVAAEEEDDKRKPVVVLPESAEVDDLKAKLLEKEKEVEILLEENVIFKTNAEEEAKQIAGTARAKEAELTARLGSVEEELKESRAKADELSEQLEAAEGSKAALETEMKRLRVQTDQWRKAAEAAAAVLATDDGAEGRRVAERCGSMDKHIGWESPLIAGGIDEDNAAGGGGRRKGAGIRVLGDVWRKKALQK; translated from the exons ATGCCGAGGTCGAG AGAGTCCGATGTGCCTCAGCGGCAGTCGCCGCGGGTGCCAATCCACATGAAGACCACCGCCTGCTCCGAAGCCAACAGCGTGCACCGCCCCGTTGTGGCTGACCGCAGCCCCAAGGTGTCCCCTCGCGGTGTCCTGCACGAG AGGAAGAAAGGCACGAGAGTGGCCGACCTGGAGACCAAGCTGAGCAGAGCCCAGGAGGAGCTCAAGAAGCTGAAACATCAACTGGCATCCGCGGAAGCCGCCAAGCTCGAAGCGGAGCAAGCTCTGGCGAAGGCCAAGAATCGGATTCCAGCCGCCGCATCGACCCCGAAAGACGAAGAAGTGAAGCCTCTCCTCCCGCAGGATTCTGGAGGTCAGGGTAATCGGCAGCGGGAGAACAAACCTGAAGAAGAGAGCGTCACTTCTCCAGCGACGATGGATGTCTTTGAAGTAATGCTGCCGACGGAGGCCATCCACGGAGAGAACGAAGCCGCCGGTAACGAGAAGAAAGTAGCGAATGCGGCGGAGAGAGAAGAGGTGGAGACGAAGACAATGATCGAGAAAGCAAGCGATGGTGAGAACAACGAGGCCGTAGCCGCAGAGGAAGAGGATGACAAGAGGAAGCCAGTGGTGGTGCTTCCCGAGAGCGCAGAGGTAGACGACCTCAAGGCTAAGCTCCTGGAAAAGGAGAAAGAAGTGGAGATTCTCCTGGAAGAGAACGTGATCTTCAAGACGAACGCCGAGGAAGAGGCCAAGCAGATCGCGGGCACGGCGCGGGCCAAGGAAGCGGAGCTGACGGCGAGGCTGGGCTCGGTGGAGGAAGAGCTGAAAGAAAGCAGAGCCAAAGCGGACGAGCTGTCGGAGCAGCTGGAAGCAGCGGAGGGGTCGAAGGCGGCGCTGGAGACGGAGATGAAGCGGCTGAGGGTGCAGACGGATCAGTGGCGGAAGGCGGCGGAGGCAGCTGCGGCGGTGCTGGCCACCGACGACGGAGCGGAGGGGAGGAGGGTGGCGGAGCGGTGCGGGTCTATGGACAAGCACATTGGTTGGGAATCGCCGCTGATAGCCGGGGGCATCGACGAAGACAACGCGGCGGGGGGCggagggaggaggaagggagCGGGGATTCGGGTGTTGGGTGACGTATGGAGGAAGAAGGCTCTGCAGAAATGA
- the LOC103984318 gene encoding trihelix transcription factor ENAP1-like yields the protein MDKREAASTRPPNPALPYREDCWSEGETSALVDAWGDRYVELNRGNLRQKQWQEVADAVNSRSGAGRRPPRTDVQCKNRIDTLKKKYKVEKARIAGGGESQWPFFSRLEALVGSAPPPAAKKPSASPPLALPLPSHRKGSALPAALALRPAEPREKRTAAATSSFPVDNPFFRRAAAAAAAAAEDDEDEDEDEDEEDEGSASLSRSSSRSGKKPKRGREGEGNGIRELARAIMSFAEIYERVEESKQRQMMELEKQRMEFAKALEFQKMQIIVDLQVQLAKIKRAKRSDTDSYS from the exons ATGGACAAGAGGGAGGCGGCGTCGACGAGGCCGCCGAACCCGGCGCTGCCGTACCGCGAGGACTGCTGGAGCGAGGGGGAGACGTCGGCGCTCGTCGACGCCTGGGGCGACCGATATGTCGAGCTAAACCGTGGGAACCTCCGCCAGAAACAGTGGCAGGAGGTCGCCGACGCCGTCAACTCCCGCAGCGGCGCCGGCCGCCGCCCGCCGCGCACCGACGTACAGTGCAAGAACCGGATCGACACCCTCAAGAAGAAGTACAAGGTAGAGAAGGCCCGGATCGCCGGCGGCGGCGAGAGCCAGTGGCCCTTCTTCTCCCGCCTCGAGGCTCTCGTCGGATCCGCTCCGCCCCCGGCCGCGAAGAAGCCCTCCGCCTCGCCGCCGCTCGCTCTGCCGCTCCCTTCCCACCGCAAGGGCTCCGCCTTGCCCGCGGCTCTCGCACTGCGCCCGGCGGAGCCGAGGGAGAAGCGTACGGCGGCTGCCACATCGTCGTTCCCGGTGGACAACCCGTTCTTCAGGCGcgcggctgcggctgctgcggcgGCCGCGGAGGatgacgaggacgaggacgaggatgaggatgaggaggaTGAGGGATCGGCGTCTCTGTCAAGGTCATCGTCGAGGTCTGGAAAGAAGCCGAAGCGGGGGAGGGAAGGAGAGGGCAACGGGATCCGGGAACTGGCTAGGGCGATTATGAGTTTTGCGGAGATCTATGAGAGGGTGGAGGAGTCAAAGCAGAGACAGATGATGGAACTGGAGAAGCAGCGGATGGAGTTTGCAAAGGCGCTGGAGTTCCAGAAAATGCAGATCATCGTGGATTTACAGGTGCAGCTTGCTAAGATCAAGCGTGCCAAGCGATCGGACACTG ATAGTTATTCATAG